One window from the genome of Salvia splendens isolate huo1 chromosome 9, SspV2, whole genome shotgun sequence encodes:
- the LOC121749747 gene encoding histone H2B-like, whose translation MAPKAEKKPAEKKPAAEKAPAAEKAPAEKKPKAGKKLPKDGGAAAGDKKKRRNKKSVETYKIYIFKVLKQVHPDIGISSKAMGIMNSFINDIFEKLAQESSKLARYNKKPTITSREIQTAVRLVLPGELAKHAVSEGTKAVTKFTSA comes from the coding sequence ATGGCACCCAAGGCCGAGAAGAAGCCTGCGGAGAAGAAGCCCGCCGCTGAGAAAGCCCCCGCTGCCGAGAAGGCCCCGGCGGAGAAGAAGCCCAAGGCAGGGAAGAAGCTGCCGAAGGACGGCGGCGCCGCTGCCGGAGacaagaagaagaggaggaacaAGAAGAGCGTAGAGACGTACAAGATCTAcatcttcaaggtgttgaagcAGGTCCACCCTGACATCGGTATCTCCAGCAAGGCGATGGGGATCATGAACAGCTTCATCAACGACATCTTCGAGAAGCTGGCGCAGGAGTCGTCGAAGCTGGCGCGCTACAACAAGAAGCCGACGATCACCTCCCGTGAAATCCAGACCGCCGTGAGGCTGGTGCTGCCGGGAGAGCTGGCGAAGCACGCTGTTTCGGAGGGGACTAAGGCTGTTACCAAATTCACTAGTGCTTGA
- the LOC121746707 gene encoding histone H2B.3-like: MAPKAEKKPAEKKPAAEKAPAAEKKPKAGKKLPKDAAASDKKKKRNKKSVETYKIYIFKVLKQVHPDIGISSKAMGIMNSFINDIFEKLLAQESSKLARYNKKPTITSREIQTAVRLVLPGELAKHAVSEGTKAVTKFTSS, from the exons ATGGCACCCAAGGCCGAGAAGAAGCCCGCGGAGAAGAAGCCGGCCGCCGAGAAGGCCCCTGCGGCGGAGAAGAAGCCCAAGGCTGGGAAGAAGCTGCCGAAGGACGCCGCCGCCAgcgacaagaagaagaagaggaacaaGAAGAGCGTGGAGACGTACAAGATCTACATCTTCAAGGTGCTGAAGCAGGTCCACCCTGACATCGGTATCTCCAGCAAGGCGATGGGGATCATGAACAGCTTCATCAACGACATCTTCGAGAAGCTT CTAGCGCAGGAGTCGTCGAAGCTGGCGCGATACAACAAGAAGCCGACTATCACCTCCCGTGAAATCCAGACCGCCGTGAGGCTGGTGCTGCCTGGAGAGCTGGCGAAGCACGCCGTTTCTGAAGGGACCAAGGCCGTTACCAAATTCACTAGCTCTTAA
- the LOC121746945 gene encoding uncharacterized protein LOC121746945, translated as MQAVKVGWAGQVFALASSNDSGGKKTRVRRSKEERKLIAESFIKKYQNLNDGNFPSLNLTHKEVGGSFYTVREIVREIIQENRVLAPPKVSQEEHGLSGLLEQHPLGSISMEPTVDLSVSDRGDVITHIAPNEIQFSSAENDTAFSESYKLAEQNGGSDRTSESYHVPSHYREKSMEEVSNSPQTKSHNNLEENIVKGFVVADHNKNTDEGQGSQMLSNEQYHVKNEHTVFKDKEFGERIYNEPTAINTLNQEKLEAQTVESSPSFNSHTNSDIVVETFPLRPVPTTIDKMAGESGKQQEAAETLEDKGMWQEKKTFTQSSSSFVSKKTDENRHPDSAVEVNGENRDAKVVLNLQGPSMENAKPNELDTGSIGELVSKVLLPDGAQASSSSKTLISEDSTAVVGKSRDRNDNSVAKGNNPTLDRINLETWDRAARKSPQPESNPLLAFVKSIISSFVKFWTE; from the exons ATGCAAGCCGTCAAGGTTGGCTGGGCTGGGCAAGTATTTGCTCTTGCCTCCAGCAATGACTCTGGTGGGAAGAAGACACGGGTTAGACGGTCAAAagaggagaggaagctgataGCTGAGTCTTTTATAAAGAA ATATCAGAATTTGAATGATGGGAATTTCCCATCCCTCAACCTGACACACAAAGAAGTTGGTGGTTCTTTTTATACAGTCAGGGAGATTGTTCGAGAGATTATTCAAGAAAATCGAGTCTTAGCCCCTCCTAAAGTGTCTCAAGAAGAACATGGCCTTTCTGGATTATTGGAACAGCATCCATTAGGATCTATCTCAATGGAACCAACTGTCGACTTGTCAGTATCAGATAGAGGTGATGTGATAACGCACATTGCACCCAACGAGATTCAGTTttcgagtgcagaaaatgataCAGCTTTCAGTGAATCTTACAAGTTGGCTGAGCAAAATGGAGGTTCTGATCGAACAAGTGAAAGCTATCATGTACCTAGTCATTATCGAGAAAAAAGCATGGAAGAGGTGTCAAACTCACCTCAAACGAAAAGTCACAACAACCTTGAGGAAAATATTGTGAAGGGTTTTGTGGTGGCTgatcataacaaaaatactgATGAGGGTCAAGGGAGTCAAATGCTTAGTAATGAGCAGTATCACGTTAAGAACGAGCACACAGTTTTCAAGGATAAAGAATTTGGGGAAAGAATTTATAATGAGCCCACGGCAATCAACACTCTGAATCAAGAGAAACTCGAAGCTCAAACTGTAGAATCGTCTCCTTCTTTTAACTCTCATACTAACTCTGATATAGTGGTGGAAACATTTCCGTTGAGGCCTGTACCTACAACAATTGACAAAATGGCTGGAGAATCTGGTAAACAACAAGAGGCAGCTGAAACGCTTGAAGATAAGGGAATGTGGCAAGAAAAGAAGACATTTACCCAGAGCTCTTCTAGTTTTGTCAGTAAGAAAACTGACGAAAATAGGCATCCAGATTCAGCAGTGGAAGTGAATGGTGAAAACAGGGATGCAAAAGTGGTGCTAAATCTTCAAGGCCCATCAATGGAAAATGCCAAACCCAATGAGCTTGATACAGGTAGCATTGGAGAGCTTGTGTCCAAGGTTTTGTTGCCTGATGGTGCTCAg GCCAGCAGTTCTAGCAAAACGTTGATATCTGAGGACTCCACTGCAGTTGTAGGAAAATCCAGAGATCGAAATGATAACAGCGTGGCAAAGGGAAACAATCCCACACTGGACAGAATCAATCT AGAAACTTGGGATAGAGCAGCAAGGAAATCTCCTCAACCTGAAAGTAATCCGCTCCTGGCATTTGTGAAGTCGATAATCTCTTCGTTTGTGAAGTTTTGGACCGAGTAA